One part of the Ornithodoros turicata isolate Travis chromosome 2, ASM3712646v1, whole genome shotgun sequence genome encodes these proteins:
- the LOC135385853 gene encoding acetylcholinesterase-like isoform X1 — MSKNQGAVEDEIRPTRSPQQSTGPVSDTKSIERLVESDLSDNLPGDLPFFEYACASCCGVTVLALVIFIIYLAINSMAFHQLSFSPKVRTRTGLTQGVRLSVGSDTVFAFYAVPYAEPPLQSARFQLPTPVRFWPGQLEATSKAAPCVQQPLSRKPANLTPDFTEDCLHLNIWTPGLDGKKLHPVVVVLHGGGFTQGSNSLDQYDGAQFSKRTGSVVVVPNYRLGVFGFLFGNISAIPGNQGLWDQQQVLHWVVENIDSFGGDPNLMTLWGVEAGAVCAGLHLLSKRSRPLFHRVVLQGGSPFSRLGDNYYSGPDKVDALARAICGRPLSSNASQVLSCLQNALPTQLVSVPVQDAFRRTLSPYIPTFGDSLFPDDPLTVLSKGRLPRTDLLLGFTSNEGANLFRVFLEQTYGEPWMTLSSEKYREAASALLTFLFGVDVLEAENLHSGLAFPKDNREVFTYYAGLVGNALFKCPILFLATLASREGRVFIYEYGLVEDPDDWLGVPENIDFQLAFGTASNVTVAAVHSLRLQEALASFVQLGIVDWLPYTLNDSQVMHFQDKSSTVTKTKLAIQCDIYYKYHATS, encoded by the exons ATGAGCAAAAATCAAGGTGCAGTGGAAGATGAAATAAGACCAACCAGGTCCCCCCAGCAGTCCACAGGTCCCGTAAGCGATACGAAGTCGATAGAAAGACTAGTTGAGTCGGACCTCTCGGATAATTTGCCGGGCGACCTTCCCTTCTTCGAGTATGCTT GTGCGTCCTGTTGCGGCGTGACTGTCCTTGCTCTAGTCATTTTCATCATCTACCTCGCCATCAACAGTATGGCGTTCCATCAACTCAGTTTTTCCCCAAAGGTCCGTACCCGTACGGGCCTCACGCAAGGGGTGCGGCTCTCTGTGGGCAGCGATACGGTTTTCGCTTTCTATGCGGTTCCGTATGCCGAACCTCCGCTTCAGTCAGCACGTTTCCAGCTTCCAACGCCTGTGCGCTTCTGGCCTGGACAGCTGGAGGCCACCTCAAAGGCGGCCCCGTGCGTTCAACAACCACTGAGCAGGAAGCCTGCAAACTTGACTCCCGATTTCACGGAAGACTGCCTTCACCTCAACATCTGGACTCCAGGCCTTGATGGAAAGAAACTTCACCCCGTCGTCGTTGTCCTTCACGGCGGAGGTTTTACACAAGGCTCGAACAGCTTGGACCAATACGACGGCGCGCAATTCTCCAAGCGGACAGGGTCTGTGGTCGTCGTCCCCAATTACAGGCTCGGTGTGTTTGGCTTTCTCTTTGGCAACATCTCTGCCATTCCAGGGAACCAAG GTTTATGGGACCAGCAGCAGGTTCTCCACTGGGTCGTAGAGAACATAGACAGCTTTGGTGGTGATCCTAACCTGATGACGCTCTGGGGAGTTGAAGCTGGAGCTGTTTGTGCCGGTCTGCATTTGCTATCTAAAAGGAGTCGACCGCTATTTCATCGAGTTGTACTTCAGGGCGGCTCGCCATTCTCCCGACTAGGAGACAACTACTATTCTGGTCCAGATAAGGTCGACGCGCTTGCTCGTGCCATTTGTGGACGACCGCTGTCCAGTAATGCATCTCAG GTGCTGAGCTGCTTGCAGAATGCCCTTCCAACCCAGCTTGTCTCAGTACCGGTGCAAGATGCTTTTCGTCGCACCCTCAGCCCATACATTCCCACTTTTGGAGATAGCCTCTTCCCAGATGATCCTCTGACCGTCTTGTCAAAAGGAAGACTCCCGCGAACCGATCTTCTCCTGGGATTCACGAGCAACGAAGGAGCCAACCTGTTTCGTGTATTTCTTGAGCAAACGTACGGTGAACCTTGGATGACTCTGTCGTCGGAAAAATACCGTGAAGCTGCGTCAGCATTACTGACTTTCCTCTTCGGTGTGGACGTCCTGGAAGCTGAGAATCTGCATTCGGGTCTTGCTTTTCCTAAGGACAACAG GGAGGTTTTCACATACTATGCTGGCCTTGTTGGAAATGCCTTGTTCAAATGTCCCATCCTCTTTTTGGCTACCTTGGCGTCAAGAGAGGGCAGAGTGTTCATTTACGAGTACGGGCTTGTTGAAGATCCCGACGACTGGTTGGGCGTACCAGAGAACATCGACTTCCAGCTCGCCTTTGGAACAGCAAGTAACGTGACCGTAGCGGCTGTGCATtcgcttaggctgcaggaagcACTGGCAAGCTTCGTCCAGTTAGG CATTGTTGACTGGCTGCCGTACACACTCAACGACAGTCAAGTGATGCACTTCCAAGACAAGAGCAGTACCGTAACGAAGACTAAGCTCGCCATCCAGTGCGACATCTACTACAAGTACCACGCCACGTCTTAA
- the LOC135385853 gene encoding acetylcholinesterase-like isoform X3 has product MSKNQGAVEDEIRPTRSPQQSTGPVSDTKSIERLVESDLSDNLPGDLPFFEYACASCCGVTVLALVIFIIYLAINSMAFHQLSFSPKVRTRTGLTQGVRLSVGSDTVFAFYAVPYAEPPLQSARFQLPTPVRFWPGQLEATSKAAPCVQQPLSRKPANLTPDFTEDCLHLNIWTPGLDGKKLHPVVVVLHGGGFTQGSNSLDQYDGAQFSKRTGSVVVVPNYRLGVFGFLFGNISAIPGNQGLWDQQQVLHWVVENIDSFGGDPNLMTLWGVEAGAVCAGLHLLSKRSRPLFHRVVLQGGSPFSRLGDNYYSGPDKVDALARAICGRPLSSNASQVLSCLQNALPTQLVSVPVQDAFRRTLSPYIPTFGDSLFPDDPLTVLSKGRLPRTDLLLGFTSNEGANLFRVFLEQTYGEPWMTLSSEKYREAASALLTFLFGVDVLEAENLHSGLAFPKDNSIVDWLPYTLNDSQVMHFQDKSSTVTKTKLAIQCDIYYKYHATS; this is encoded by the exons ATGAGCAAAAATCAAGGTGCAGTGGAAGATGAAATAAGACCAACCAGGTCCCCCCAGCAGTCCACAGGTCCCGTAAGCGATACGAAGTCGATAGAAAGACTAGTTGAGTCGGACCTCTCGGATAATTTGCCGGGCGACCTTCCCTTCTTCGAGTATGCTT GTGCGTCCTGTTGCGGCGTGACTGTCCTTGCTCTAGTCATTTTCATCATCTACCTCGCCATCAACAGTATGGCGTTCCATCAACTCAGTTTTTCCCCAAAGGTCCGTACCCGTACGGGCCTCACGCAAGGGGTGCGGCTCTCTGTGGGCAGCGATACGGTTTTCGCTTTCTATGCGGTTCCGTATGCCGAACCTCCGCTTCAGTCAGCACGTTTCCAGCTTCCAACGCCTGTGCGCTTCTGGCCTGGACAGCTGGAGGCCACCTCAAAGGCGGCCCCGTGCGTTCAACAACCACTGAGCAGGAAGCCTGCAAACTTGACTCCCGATTTCACGGAAGACTGCCTTCACCTCAACATCTGGACTCCAGGCCTTGATGGAAAGAAACTTCACCCCGTCGTCGTTGTCCTTCACGGCGGAGGTTTTACACAAGGCTCGAACAGCTTGGACCAATACGACGGCGCGCAATTCTCCAAGCGGACAGGGTCTGTGGTCGTCGTCCCCAATTACAGGCTCGGTGTGTTTGGCTTTCTCTTTGGCAACATCTCTGCCATTCCAGGGAACCAAG GTTTATGGGACCAGCAGCAGGTTCTCCACTGGGTCGTAGAGAACATAGACAGCTTTGGTGGTGATCCTAACCTGATGACGCTCTGGGGAGTTGAAGCTGGAGCTGTTTGTGCCGGTCTGCATTTGCTATCTAAAAGGAGTCGACCGCTATTTCATCGAGTTGTACTTCAGGGCGGCTCGCCATTCTCCCGACTAGGAGACAACTACTATTCTGGTCCAGATAAGGTCGACGCGCTTGCTCGTGCCATTTGTGGACGACCGCTGTCCAGTAATGCATCTCAG GTGCTGAGCTGCTTGCAGAATGCCCTTCCAACCCAGCTTGTCTCAGTACCGGTGCAAGATGCTTTTCGTCGCACCCTCAGCCCATACATTCCCACTTTTGGAGATAGCCTCTTCCCAGATGATCCTCTGACCGTCTTGTCAAAAGGAAGACTCCCGCGAACCGATCTTCTCCTGGGATTCACGAGCAACGAAGGAGCCAACCTGTTTCGTGTATTTCTTGAGCAAACGTACGGTGAACCTTGGATGACTCTGTCGTCGGAAAAATACCGTGAAGCTGCGTCAGCATTACTGACTTTCCTCTTCGGTGTGGACGTCCTGGAAGCTGAGAATCTGCATTCGGGTCTTGCTTTTCCTAAGGACAACAG CATTGTTGACTGGCTGCCGTACACACTCAACGACAGTCAAGTGATGCACTTCCAAGACAAGAGCAGTACCGTAACGAAGACTAAGCTCGCCATCCAGTGCGACATCTACTACAAGTACCACGCCACGTCTTAA
- the LOC135385853 gene encoding acetylcholinesterase-like isoform X2, translated as MSKNQGAVEDEIRPTRSPQQSTGPVSDTKSIERLVESDLSDNLPGDLPFFEYACASCCGVTVLALVIFIIYLAINSMAFHQLSFSPKVRTRTGLTQGVRLSVGSDTVFAFYAVPYAEPPLQSARFQLPTPVRFWPGQLEATSKAAPCVQQPLSRKPANLTPDFTEDCLHLNIWTPGLDGKKLHPVVVVLHGGGFTQGSNSLDQYDGAQFSKRTGSVVVVPNYRLGVFGFLFGNISAIPGNQGLWDQQQVLHWVVENIDSFGGDPNLMTLWGVEAGAVCAGLHLLSKRSRPLFHRVVLQGGSPFSRLGDNYYSGPDKVDALARAICGRPLSSNASQVLSCLQNALPTQLVSVPVQDAFRRTLSPYIPTFGDSLFPDDPLTVLSKGRLPRTDLLLGFTSNEGANLFRVFLEQTYGEPWMTLSSEKYREAASALLTFLFGVDVLEAENLHSGLAFPKDNREGRVFIYEYGLVEDPDDWLGVPENIDFQLAFGTASNVTVAAVHSLRLQEALASFVQLGIVDWLPYTLNDSQVMHFQDKSSTVTKTKLAIQCDIYYKYHATS; from the exons ATGAGCAAAAATCAAGGTGCAGTGGAAGATGAAATAAGACCAACCAGGTCCCCCCAGCAGTCCACAGGTCCCGTAAGCGATACGAAGTCGATAGAAAGACTAGTTGAGTCGGACCTCTCGGATAATTTGCCGGGCGACCTTCCCTTCTTCGAGTATGCTT GTGCGTCCTGTTGCGGCGTGACTGTCCTTGCTCTAGTCATTTTCATCATCTACCTCGCCATCAACAGTATGGCGTTCCATCAACTCAGTTTTTCCCCAAAGGTCCGTACCCGTACGGGCCTCACGCAAGGGGTGCGGCTCTCTGTGGGCAGCGATACGGTTTTCGCTTTCTATGCGGTTCCGTATGCCGAACCTCCGCTTCAGTCAGCACGTTTCCAGCTTCCAACGCCTGTGCGCTTCTGGCCTGGACAGCTGGAGGCCACCTCAAAGGCGGCCCCGTGCGTTCAACAACCACTGAGCAGGAAGCCTGCAAACTTGACTCCCGATTTCACGGAAGACTGCCTTCACCTCAACATCTGGACTCCAGGCCTTGATGGAAAGAAACTTCACCCCGTCGTCGTTGTCCTTCACGGCGGAGGTTTTACACAAGGCTCGAACAGCTTGGACCAATACGACGGCGCGCAATTCTCCAAGCGGACAGGGTCTGTGGTCGTCGTCCCCAATTACAGGCTCGGTGTGTTTGGCTTTCTCTTTGGCAACATCTCTGCCATTCCAGGGAACCAAG GTTTATGGGACCAGCAGCAGGTTCTCCACTGGGTCGTAGAGAACATAGACAGCTTTGGTGGTGATCCTAACCTGATGACGCTCTGGGGAGTTGAAGCTGGAGCTGTTTGTGCCGGTCTGCATTTGCTATCTAAAAGGAGTCGACCGCTATTTCATCGAGTTGTACTTCAGGGCGGCTCGCCATTCTCCCGACTAGGAGACAACTACTATTCTGGTCCAGATAAGGTCGACGCGCTTGCTCGTGCCATTTGTGGACGACCGCTGTCCAGTAATGCATCTCAG GTGCTGAGCTGCTTGCAGAATGCCCTTCCAACCCAGCTTGTCTCAGTACCGGTGCAAGATGCTTTTCGTCGCACCCTCAGCCCATACATTCCCACTTTTGGAGATAGCCTCTTCCCAGATGATCCTCTGACCGTCTTGTCAAAAGGAAGACTCCCGCGAACCGATCTTCTCCTGGGATTCACGAGCAACGAAGGAGCCAACCTGTTTCGTGTATTTCTTGAGCAAACGTACGGTGAACCTTGGATGACTCTGTCGTCGGAAAAATACCGTGAAGCTGCGTCAGCATTACTGACTTTCCTCTTCGGTGTGGACGTCCTGGAAGCTGAGAATCTGCATTCGGGTCTTGCTTTTCCTAAGGACAACAG AGAGGGCAGAGTGTTCATTTACGAGTACGGGCTTGTTGAAGATCCCGACGACTGGTTGGGCGTACCAGAGAACATCGACTTCCAGCTCGCCTTTGGAACAGCAAGTAACGTGACCGTAGCGGCTGTGCATtcgcttaggctgcaggaagcACTGGCAAGCTTCGTCCAGTTAGG CATTGTTGACTGGCTGCCGTACACACTCAACGACAGTCAAGTGATGCACTTCCAAGACAAGAGCAGTACCGTAACGAAGACTAAGCTCGCCATCCAGTGCGACATCTACTACAAGTACCACGCCACGTCTTAA